Sequence from the Botrytis cinerea B05.10 chromosome 12, complete sequence genome:
TCGACGTTTTGATTGGACGACTGTATCACGTGAGCGCGAGACAGTGGGCTCCCGATTAGTACGGATAGTCTCAGCGACCATATTGGCAATTGATTTCTCAGCACTCCGGAATTATGAGCCATAATGAGTGAACAAAAGCAATTTAGAAGCCTGTcttctttgaaatcaaattttcaagTTTGGAATTTGTCCAATGCACGTTGAGATGGGCTGAGCGCTTGTTTTGAGAACACACGTGATTTACATCGGCTGTGAATCACGTGCAACATCAACTCTCCTGTGGGTAGGCTCGAGGTAGGGTAGTCAGTAGAGAGTCTGGGGATGGGGATCCTGGATATTTGGAATGGTGTTGGTTCAGGTAGGGATTGTTTTTATAAGTGACGGATAATAAATGCAACTATCTACTTCTCTATTCCCGATATATCCACTCTGCTATCACATTTCCCATACGACATTCGTGATCGCTGAGCACAATTGCACCATCATCCATCGACCAATAACCACCCTAATATCTCAACGATCAACTACCACGAATTGCGTGTCATCTGTCTTTGCTTGCGTATTGGGTGTTCCAAGCGTGTTACGATCTGGTTGTTATCTGTGATTAGATCTTGCGGATTGGTGATCAAGGAGCAAGCTCCAATAAAAACCTTGTGTGATGTCGTTATCAAGCATTGACGGGTTGAATGTGGTAGGTTTGGCGAATGGGGTATGTTAAAGTTGCGAACATATGTTATGCCCGGATGTATTTAAGTCCTTCAACTTTCCGTTTGATTAAGAAAGGACGAGTTAAGCTTCTACATCCAACAATCGAAACACTACAATAACAACCGCATTAAACACAATGGCGCCTTCAGCAACAGAAACAGTTGCTCTTCCAACTCAAGTGAAGAAGTCTGTGAGTGATAGATTCAGTCGCGATGAGCTTGGAAGCTATAAAGAGCTTGCTCCCACCTCGTTCGATAAAGAAGCCGAAGAGAAAGGTCTTGGCAAATTTGCTGCTGCGTCTGTATGTATTCTCCGTAGTGTATTGCGagtaaagaaattattttaatgCTCAGACTCAGTATCCACATTACCTCCCAACCTGGGACGATGTTACATACCCACctcttgaatcttttgagCACAGAGACCATGGATTGGATGCCGATACAACCTATCCAGAACTACTTGCATTGGGCGTCGAGGCAGTTGAATTGACACCTGCGATGGGCACAGAAATCAAAGGTGTACAATTAAGCAAGTTAAGCAATGCTGGCAAAGACCAATTGGCTCGATTTGTTGCAGAGAGAAAGGTCGTAGCTTTCAGAGATCAAGACTTTGCAGATCTGTCAATCGCAGACGCTGTTGAGTATGGCAGTTATTTTGGGCGACCTCACATCCATCCCACGTCAGGAGCCCCACTGAATCATCCTGAGATTCACCTGGTACACAGAGCAGCTGGTGATAAAACAGCTGAAAGCTTCTTCGAGGCTCGAACAAATAGTGTAGCATGGCACTCTGACGTCACATATGAGAAGCAGCCACCGGGAACAACCTTCCTATATGTTCTTGACGTCCCAGAAACCGGAGGGGATACTCTCTTTGCCAATGGTGTCGAAGCATATAATCGTCTTAGTGATGCATTTAAAGAACGTCTGCATGGACTTTCTGCGACACATTCAGGTATCGAGCAAGTGAACGCCTCTCGCTATAGGAATGGCATTGCTCGCAGGGAGCCTGTCGTGAACGTTCATCCTATTGTCCGAACGCATCCCGTGACTGGAGAAAAGGCATTATATGTTAACAGACAATGTAAGTATATGCTATCTTTACTGAGTGTGTTCGTTGCTAACCCTTTTTCAAGTCACCCGAAAGATCGTAGGATTAAAACAGGAAGAAAGTGATGTACTATTGGTAATGACATCCCCAATGTTTGCAACATATTAACAGTTATCTAACCGTTTCGTAGAATTTCCTGTATGACCATATTGCACTAGGAGCCGACTTTCACGTAAGAGTCAAGTGGGCACCAAAAACTGTAGTTGTTTGGGACAACAGAGTAGCGACCCATACCGCTCTTGTTGATTGGTCGGGTGGAGCACGCAGACATCTTGCGCGTATCACACCACAAGCTGAAGCACCATACGAGACGCCTTTCAAGGCATCATAACGCGCACAAATTTCTTGTAGCTATGATGAtcataataaattatttagtTCAAAGTTCATGAATGAAGCTTTCAACAAGGCCTGTGAATCATATGTGGCATTAAATCGTGATGATAATTTTAACATATAGTTCTTGATCAATCACAAGAATGTTGGAATGATGTCgagcttctttttctcttcctccgcCTGTTTCCGTCTAAGTTTCGTCTGTGCGATTCGTCTTGCTATCCTATCTTGAGTGGTAGATAAATGGGAGGACGGATCAGCAGTCGGAGCTTTGGTAGATTTATGAACATTGGAATGAAGAGTCACAGGAGTCCTCGACTTTTGCAGCTTACTAGCAGTTACTGCTGTTGATACCGTCGGTAACCTGGCTTCTGGCTGTGTATTAACCGGTTTAGAGGATGAGAACTTTGGAGCCGAAATAGGTGCATCAAGATCATCGTTGTCTTCGGAAGCTGTAGTATCTGGGTCCAGATCCACAGCTTGAGTCTTACGTTTGATAGTCGGAGAAGACGCGCGCTGTGAAGTTTCGAACTTAGTGGGATTGCGAAATCCAGCAGCCGCTCTTGTAGTTTtggttggagaagaaatgTTCATGAGTGATATACCTCTTTTCTTCGGACTTGTCATTAGACCATAAAGTGATGTTCCAACAAAGGGTAGAGTTTCTTCATCACTATCATCAGAAAGGCCATCTTCCTTTTTGCCAATCAACTTCTCTAGAACGTTTCGCTGATTTTTCGACCTTGCAATCTCTTCTGCTTTACGCCTTGTTGCATCCGGCATTCTGCCGACCACAGGCCTTGAAATCGAATTAATAGCATCAGCGTTTCGTGTTTTGGCTATTTTACCAAGTCTTTTATATTCGGCTGTGTGTAGATGCACAGTGAAGGACTTTGCAACTGTCAAAAATTCGTCTTCGACAATACGATATTTATCATCATGCTCTCGACCTTCCTCCATGAAACTACTAGCTGCTTAGCTACAAACGCATAGGTTATCGAATTGAACAAACCTTTCAGTGGGAGGTTCTGGTGGGGGCGATGTAGAAGGTTCACGACCTTGATTAAAATCAGCAAGAGAATTAGAGCACTGCTTATGAGGATACGAACTATGGCTTATGGCTTTGATCTGCTTGGGAGGATGGCCGGAATCATAATCGCTGTCAGAAGGAGAAGCTTCACCACGAGGACGCTTTGTAGATCTGCCGACCGAAGCAATGGTTTTCTTTGGAGGGGTCAGTGTAGTCGAgccattcttttttttccatGGAAGTGTCctcatgatttgatgataATCCTGATATTTGACGTGGGGTCCAGCCTTGAAAATTAGAGGTGTTGCCCGTTTGTGATTACGGTGAATAAATAAGATATGTGAAACACCAGAATTTTGTGCAAGTTAAAAGTAAACCTGGATAATACTGGGTAGACGTCCAATTTCATTGCCAACAATGGTCTGCTGTATAAATTGGTCCTTTGTTCAGAAATGTAATGAGGCCTCCAACAATACGGCGAAGTGGGGTATCTCTGCATCAGTAGAATCTGATAAGTAACAAGTGAATGATTGATTCCTTCTAGGTGTTTTAATCGCTTTCAACTTTGGACCTTCAGTGGAAGAAATGACCACGCACGCCAAGCTGTTCGAGGAGTTTTCGCAATGAAAGCGATTCGCATAAGCTGAGTGCAGCAGTGTGACTATGGAGAACAATACAACGAAATGGCCTATCTATTCTCGATGGTGGGTATGATTGCTTCTCGATATCATCAAGCAATATCAAAGTATTCAGCGGAAGAGCTATCATGAAGTCATCCGTGTGCTCtcaccatcaaccatcagCGCGGCGCCTTCTGGACGCAGAAGACTTTCTCCTGGCAAAAAGACTTTGGGCGTCCAAACCAGAGTTTCAGCAAACACTTGAGTGGGCGTGGCGGGATCGTCTAAAGAGTGTTGTAAAATGAGACGATAATGCAATGGGCCCTATCGTCAAGGAATGCATTCACCACAAATGCTTTCTTGATAGGTCCTTGTCAAGCTAATAACTGGATCACTGTCTGTAGTTCTTCGACCGCAGTCCTCAAATGAAAGACAAACCACTTGATGCAGTCATATGCGTTCTGTCTGTCACAACGCGCGAACAACACTGTCGCAAAGAGGAAAGCCAGTGATATCTGATCTGGCGAAGACTAGTTGAAGTTAACGAGCGTGATAGTTCTCGCAGTACTTCCACAACTTAACTTTTATTTCACGACAGCTAAAGTCTCTGTGTTGCTGCTTCTTCCAATATGGAACATCCGAGACATCCCACCTCTTCCTTGTGACGAGGAAATCGTGGTTCTGATATTGACGCGTTTCACCGCCACGATTCATCTGATTTTTCTGGATGACCTTATCACGTGCCTTATCTGAGCCAGAGACCCACTTTTACAGGGCGCAACTCTCCAGAATTGGACAGAAGCTTCGATGACTGTTCTAGAGCTCAGAGCATTTTCATATCCTACAGCCTACACTCTATTCTTCGAGCCCTTCACTTGACAGGGTTACAATAAAGGAGTAATCATAACCAAAAGCCAATTTGACACGTATAAGAAAGGCATAACACGTACTTGACTCTCTCTCGCACCAGATCTATACTGCACTTCGTCTCCCATTTCTTCGTTTGTTATATCAGCAATTCAATGTTCAGACCTCGGTTCGATATTGAAAGTCGTCCGAGGACAAAATAGGAGAGGAACAGCATGTCTTCTACTACTGGCAACAACAGAACCTTCTCTAGTGACGAGGAGACAACGGATGAAAAGTCTCAATATGATTCATCCACCGAGGATATACACCTTCCTCCCCAGTCGCCCTCTACAGCTCTGACGAGATTTGGCGATGTACAATTGCCAATTGGGCAATCAAACAGCCAGCAATCCACTCTTTTTTACCTCTCATTGATCGAGGCAAGATGTAAAGCACAAGCTTTGACCACTTTAAACTCTGGTCGTGGTCCAGATGATCAATTGCCAGAGAATCACCCAGACATCCAACGTTTGGCTCAAGGGCTTTTTAACGATATGGCGGGTGAGCTTCGCAGGTCAGGCGTACTTCCCAGAGCAGACGAGCTTGCAGGTCGACAATTTGCAACTCTACGCGAGGGCTACCTCTCAACATTCGATTCCATTCTCTCTCAAAGTGCATTGCAGCGTGTACAGACTTCGACATTCAGCCAAAACTCCATTCTTCCATTAACATCTAATTCATCCATTGGAATGTCTTATTTCGACCAGCCgcaaaatctcaatcttgcAATGATCCCCAGGAACCCTTTCTCCTCAGCTGCTTTGACTGCAAATCCTTTTCAATATAGGTCAATTTACAACAGAGAATGGGAGCAGATTAGCCTGCTAGGCAAAGGAGGATTTGGCGCAGTCTATAAAGTGAAACACAGAGTTGACGACCTAGAATGTGCTATCAAGAAGGTGAGTAAGAACAATTCATGTCCCTTGAACATAACATTAGTCATTGCTTGATTGTTGAGAATCTCAATTTTATTGACTATCCCGATCGATTCAAGTTTCCAAAACTCTTCTCTTGCTGACTTCCTGCAGGTCATCATTACACCAGACCAGCTACGCAAGGTTGACACAGCGGCACTATTGTCCGAGGTAAAAGCATTAGCTGAACACAAACACCCCAATATTGTCAACTACTATGGCTGTTGGATTGAGATGGGAAATGTAATTGTTCCATCAACTCGGCGTTTAATGGATGCTGAGGATGAGTCAAGCTATCTCTCAATGTCTATGAGTGAGGTGGAACAATCAGAAGATGAACTTGGGATGCAACAAGACCCCACTTTCGGTATGAATGACTTGCGTTTGGACATGGAGAAAGaacttgagaaagaaaacaaaagacgGGGTAAAACTAGCAGCGACCAGGTCCTAACAAATAGCGGCGATGGTGGCGtcgtttttgatttttcaaatacatcCGCGACAAGGTTCAGCGGGAAGCCGTCAGAGGAAAGCGAAGAGGAAagcgaagaggaagaggaagaatatgaaaataataacaatGGCAATAACATCACACCACAAGACAATAGAGCTCGCATTCTATACATCCGATTTACTGTATACCCTCTCACATTAGAGGATTACATCTCAACAGATACACCACAACCAGGTCACGAGTTTCCCATCCGTCACTGCTTTCATACACTTCCCACAATTCGAATCCTGGGTGCCATTCTCAATGGAGTCCAATATCTCCACGCAAAACGCCTGATCCATAGGGACCTGAAGCCCGCCAATATATTCCTATCCGCCAAGAAGGACTTGGAAGCATTCGTTCCCTCGCACGACCTAATAGACGTTAGCAGAAGCGCCTGTTCCATGTGCACTGGATCTGCTGATCAAAACAAAGCTTACATTACGCCGTGCATTGGCGATCTTGGACTAGCAGTCAAACTTGCTGAAACTACCGCTACTCCTGCTGCTGGACCATCTACTAGAGCTATAGAACTTAATCCCTCATCACAGCTTTCTCGTCTCGGCTCAAAGCAGGCGGGAACAAAGCTTTACATGCCTCCGGGAAAGTCTGCTATTGTCTGTCCTAAACTAGATGTTTATGCCTTGGGAATTATAGCATTTGAGTTAATTACCCCTTTTACTACTCGCACCGAGCGTCACATCGtcttgaataatattaaatcggGTAAATATCCGGCAGGATTTGAGAATCATGAGATGGCAGAAGGGATTAAGGGGATGCTAGCTGAGAAGAGATCAGATAGATGGGATTGCGAAATGGTTAGGAGATGGATTGAGGGTTTTTTATAGCCCGGAAATAACCCAGCAAATGGAACCTTCAACTGTCAATCCCATCTGGAAAGTTGATGTTGTTTGAGATTCTGGATTCAATCCAAATATTAAgagcttttcaaataatgAAAGCTCGCGTCAAAATTGGACACGCTACCTACACGGAAGGTGGCGAAAATAGGGGGAGTCATTTTGAGAGTAGTACTATACCCGGTTTAGGTTGTTAATGAATTCAGAGGAGTGAAGTTTACTTGCGCATATGTTCTACTTCGATTATTGAGTTTCATTCCTCATCATACCTCATTCTACACAACGGACAACTCCTCACAACAGTAATAAACTAAATACGTCCCTCAACGTGTATAAAGCTACAGCAGGTTCAATTCAAGTGAATCAAGAAACCTGAAGTTGGcaaatcaatttcatttcattgtttttttttttttaaaaaaaaacgagTTACTCTCATCTTGTCTATTTCagataattttatatatgaagaatagaggaagaagaataattGATGTATGGTCACTAGCTCACTTTCGTTCCTTCCTctgattgattaattaagAATGTACACATATTCTAGAAAGAATTGTAATGACAAGTACTTGTTTATTTTCACAAATCATTTACTGCCATAAGATGCCGAGTTCTTAGCATGTCTCTAAATCTAATAGCCCTTTCAACCTgaagattttcaaataaCTAACCTTAGGTATGTCGCACTTATCCCTCTATGCTCAAACTAGTTCATTCTACTATAATCCCAGGGCAAGAACATAATTCAATGACAGGCAGGTAGCCTCAAGTTTAATTTCTAGTGGTCTCTGAACTTCATGTCAACCTCAGAGCTCAACACAGTTCGGAAATTCTGTAATCATTCTTCGGTGTTATCTGTCTCCTCAAAGTTTAATACAGACTTGAAGTACCTTCGAAATTCGTTATTATAGTAGTATACTCCGTTTTCGAAATCGAATATTGCGACAACGGAAGTAATTATAATCATGTCAGAGAAACCCCTCTCAAAAGACCTTCCTTCAGAGCCGTTTCATAAACTACCAGATAACATTGAACACGAAAAAGCTCAGAACGATAAGTCCATGATGAAATACTAGTTTCGATTCATAAGAGAATCATATGCTATTGTTCGTTACTGGAAATCCCGAGTGGAAAATTCCGCAGATTCTGTTCTTGCCGACCACCCAGAGATATCTGCCACAAAAGTGGGCGTTTCAAAGTTTCCAGaaatttcaaacattcatGGGGATATGAAAGTCATCATCATACAACTCAAAACTGCCAAATCTTTGAACCTCAGACCGACAGTATATTTTATTCACGGTGACCCCTTCATGGCTGATGGACCTCTTGACGGTATATCTGGCTTATAGGCTTGAGGGAGTTTTGTCTGGGGCTTTGTAAACTATCAAAATCACAACAGTCCCCCTTCAGAATATGCAACTCCGTCTCGTTCCCTGCATCCATCAATCTCGTCGCATATTTCATGGCTTGGCCTCTAAACGCTTCCTCCCTGCCTACATCGATCCATGTCGGTGGTAAATCGTACAAATCTGGCCCGAAGGCTGGTGTTACATATCTCAGATGCTGTGACTGGTGATGTGTTCTCCAAAGTTTTTCTTTCCGAAGAGCTTCTGGAAGGATATTTTGGTCAGCGGGATCAACGCCTACTATAAGTTCGCAGTCGAATTCATCCTCTAAAATGCTGTCAGTTTTCTGCAGAGTATAATCCCATACAATTCTCTTCGTGACTGTAGAGGTCCAGATCTAACGTTTGTCCTCGGAAATTTGGTGCGATTCTATAACCAAGCGATCATCGATTATGGGGCAAATTAAGCATTTTGCTATCAACTTTCCCCCTCCATGTAGTCCCATATCAACCCCATCACAAGCCATGATTGCGGTTGCGGCAGCAACTCCTCCGCCTAAGAACTGTCCAGCTATCATTATCTTTGTGGGATCAAAGCGCAAGTTTTTGGCCTCTTTGAAAACATATTGAAGACCACGATAGCAATCTGTTATTGGAGTATGGCACAGATACTTGTCCAGAAGTCATGAGTTTAAGgttggaatggatgggaaaAGCATTCAAGAAGAGTAGGTAATGGTACCTCTTTCATGGGGTCTTAGAGAACAAACTACATTTACTCAACCTCAAACACCGTTCAACCATATATGCTAGCATCAACAGCCAATAAAAAGTGACAATCCCGCTCCCCTCCCCcaagatataaagaattaaatcaCCAGATGTCGTCTCCCCCCTCCTATCAAGATCCCCGCAATTACAGCCCCCACGGCGGTGCTATCCCAAAGGAGAAATTGCCGCCGAACTCCACGTCTAAACCATGCTCTTTCACTCACACACATATATTATCTGCACATGCAATGTGATAGTGACTACGACTGTGATCGgcaaataataaacaaatgaAGAATTCCACGAAGTAAGATTCCCGACTCCTGCACTCCGCTATCACATCTTATGTTCCGCGGTTTGGTGCGGTTCGTGCATCTTCTCGGGAAATTTTTTGCTGATGGGGGTGCGTGATCAGGGGGTGGGATTGGGGAACCGTGATACCGAGAGCTGAGGTGGTATTGCATTTTGTGGGTGGGAATTgttcaataattaatttgGTAGGGTAATGATGAGGAAAGGAGGTCGGtgaattcaagaatcttATAAAATCTGTCATCACATG
This genomic interval carries:
- the Bcjlp1 gene encoding Bcjlp1 — encoded protein: MAPSATETVALPTQVKKSVSDRFSRDELGSYKELAPTSFDKEAEEKGLGKFAAASYPHYLPTWDDVTYPPLESFEHRDHGLDADTTYPELLALGVEAVELTPAMGTEIKGVQLSKLSNAGKDQLARFVAERKVVAFRDQDFADLSIADAVEYGSYFGRPHIHPTSGAPLNHPEIHLVHRAAGDKTAESFFEARTNSVAWHSDVTYEKQPPGTTFLYVLDVPETGGDTLFANGVEAYNRLSDAFKERLHGLSATHSGIEQVNASRYRNGIARREPVVNVHPIVRTHPVTGEKALYVNRQFTRKIVGLKQEESDVLLNFLYDHIALGADFHVRVKWAPKTVVVWDNRVATHTALVDWSGGARRHLARITPQAEAPYETPFKAS
- the Bcgcn2 gene encoding Bcgcn2, producing the protein MSSTTGNNRTFSSDEETTDEKSQYDSSTEDIHLPPQSPSTALTRFGDVQLPIGQSNSQQSTLFYLSLIEARCKAQALTTLNSGRGPDDQLPENHPDIQRLAQGLFNDMAGELRRSGVLPRADELAGRQFATLREGYLSTFDSILSQSALQRVQTSTFSQNSILPLTSNSSIGMSYFDQPQNLNLAMIPRNPFSSAALTANPFQYRSIYNREWEQISLLGKGGFGAVYKVKHRVDDLECAIKKVIITPDQLRKVDTAALLSEVKALAEHKHPNIVNYYGCWIEMGNVIVPSTRRLMDAEDESSYLSMSMSEVEQSEDELGMQQDPTFGMNDLRLDMEKELEKENKRRGKTSSDQVLTNSGDGGVVFDFSNTSATRFSGKPSEESEEESEEEEEEYENNNNGNNITPQDNRARILYIRFTVYPLTLEDYISTDTPQPGHEFPIRHCFHTLPTIRILGAILNGVQYLHAKRLIHRDLKPANIFLSAKKDLEAFVPSHDLIDVSRSACSMCTGSADQNKAYITPCIGDLGLAVKLAETTATPAAGPSTRAIELNPSSQLSRLGSKQAGTKLYMPPGKSAIVCPKLDVYALGIIAFELITPFTTRTERHIVLNNIKSGKYPAGFENHEMAEGIKGMLAEKRSDRWDCEMVRRWIEGFL